One window of Trichoderma breve strain T069 chromosome 3, whole genome shotgun sequence genomic DNA carries:
- a CDS encoding homeobox domain-containing protein, with translation MVHHSQSEWPAWTYSVAAADDYTQYAQIPEYPFLAESMKAYQAQHNHLVHNQQMSRTTESKPRLSKEEVEVLEAEFQKNHKPNSSTKKALAESMRVDHARINNWFQNRRAREKKENNIREYEARQRAEKERTGGEMGLQGSDRKRDLVASSAPFPEPRQASQAKEQSPDAPSQLSTASGSSTDAYGTTPPVTPHLGSASSLVFHRANTEDDAVKVESPSPAAVTDMSFANVSALDTMLSIENTSDEYANEYQEMDLERITAFLDQTGIPSSPSRQLKSPCPADIASRRNRQTPQLLFNGPRSFSGGPRTGIDTARRSEQVASMRRVVSTGAGRVRKSSASAATPRSPFFQRNRSPMAPGSAAPPTPNTPVVTEAQNANGGLFPLTTKYSSSALVQDPTLRTPPTTPAFLENFVFNNNGASYTMGNFGARSFSDDLDGSIHGTAADYDASIKACSSQPTTPMFPYQMGAGYFSGYADNSDYNWSFSPHSGESAPEFAIPYTSSMNML, from the exons ATGGTTCACCATTCTCAATCGGAGTGGCCGGCTTGGACCTATTCCGTCGCTGCCGCTGACGACTATACACAATATGCTCAGATCCCAGAGTATCCATTCCTGGCGGAATCTATGAAAGCCTACCAGGCACAACATAACCATCTTGTTCACAACCAGCAAATGTCGCGAACAACGGAATCAAAGCCGCGACTTTcaaaggaggaggtggaagtTCTTGAGGCCGAGTTCCAGAAAAACCACAAgcccaacagcagcacaaagAAGGCCTTGGCCGAGAGCATGAGGGTTGACCATGCACGAATCAAT AACTGGTTTCAAAACAGGCGGGCacgagaaaagaaggagaacaaCATTCGAGAGTACGAGGCTAGACAACGAgccgaaaaagaaaggacaGGCGGAGAGATGGGCCTGCAGGGCTCTGATCGTAAGCGTGACCtagttgcttcttctgctcccTTTCCCGAGCCGCGACAGGCCTCGCAAGCCAAAGAGCAGTCCCCAGATGCCCCTTCTCAGCTCTCGACAGCATCTGGGAGCTCCACCGATGCTTACGGGACAACACCGCCTGTTACCCCCCATCTCGGCTCTGCGTCTTCTCTCGTCTTCCACCGTGCGAACACCGAagatgatgccgtcaaggtAGAGTCTCCCTCTCCCGCGGCCGTAACCGACATGTCTTTCGCCAATGTGTCCGCCTTGGACACGATGCTCTCTATCGAAAACACTTCCGACGAGTATGCCAACGAATACCAGGAGATGGATCTTGAGCGGATAACAGCCTTCTTGGATCAGACTGGCATCCCGAGCAGCCCCAGCAGGCAGCTCAAATCCCCCTGCCCGGCAGACATCGCCTCTCGCCGCAACCGTCAAACTCCTCAGCTATTGTTCAATGGCCCTCGAAGCTTCTCGGGCGGCCCCAGAACTGGCATTGATACCGCTAGACGCTCTGAGCAGGTTGCTTCCATGCGTCGAGTTGTTTCCACAGGAGCAGGACGAGTTCGCAAGTCgtctgcctctgctgccacACCACGCAGCCCCTTTTTCCAAAGAAATCGCTCACCAATGGCCCCTGGCTCAGCGGCGCCGCCCACGCCAAACACCCCCGTCGTCACAGAGGCACAAAACGCCAACGGAGGCCTGTTCCCCCTGACTACCAAATACTCGTCGTCAGCCCTGGTTCAAGATCCTACATTGCGCACGCCGCCGACGACACCCGCCTTTTTGGAGAACTTTGTGTTCAATAACAATGGTGCCTCCTACACCATGGGCAACTTTGGCGCAAGATCATTTTCCGACGATCTTGATGGATCAATTCACGGAACGGCAGCGGACTACGATGCTAGTATCAAGGCCTGCTCCAGCCAGCCCACAACCCCCATGTTTCCTTACCAAATGGGTGCTGGTTACTTCTCCGGCTATGCAGACAACTCAGACTATAACTGGTCCTTTTCACCACACAGTGGCGAGTCGGCACCAGAGTTTGCCATTCCCTATACCTCATCTATGAACATGCTTTGA